Proteins found in one Zea mays cultivar B73 chromosome 1, Zm-B73-REFERENCE-NAM-5.0, whole genome shotgun sequence genomic segment:
- the LOC103645431 gene encoding ATP sulfurylase 1, chloroplastic — protein MKKIESIQKQKEQVLEEGVLNPESTVVAIFPSLMHYAGPTEVQWHAKARINAGANFYIVGRDPAGMSHPTEKRDLYDADHGKKVLSMAPGLERLNILPFKVAAYDTKQKKMDFFDPSRKDDFLFISGTKVSFHNCWDVVIFSTNPLSSLVKS, from the exons ATGAAAAAGATCGaatccatccagaagcagaaggaacag GTTCTTGAGGAAGGCGTCCTCAACCCAGAATCAACTGTTGTTGCGATCTTTCCCTCTCTAATGCATTATGCTGGGCCAACTGAGGTGCAGTGGCATGCTAAGGCTCGTATTAATGCTGGTGCAAATTTCTATATTGTTGGAAGGGATCCTGCTGGTATGAGCCATCCCACGGAGAAAAGGGACCTCTATGATGCTGACCACGGGAAGAAGGTTTTGAGCATGGCTCCTGGCCTCGAGAGGCTCAACATCCTTCCTTTCAAG GTGGCTGCATATGACACAAAGCAAAAGAAAATGGATTTCTTCGATCCATCAAGGAAAGATGATTTCCTCTTCATCTCTGGCACAAAGGTCAGTTTTCACAACTGCTGGGATGTTGTGATTTTCAGCACCAATCCTTTGTCGTCACTCGTCAAATCCTAA